Proteins from a single region of Bradyrhizobium diazoefficiens:
- a CDS encoding DUF3320 domain-containing protein → MASVGTRPKGEDKEARSAVTRLFDDTRRRLVETGTRNRLVHVNRANTRGNSLNIVNEHSDDVHALLSGGKTMRFFALGKDKVEDSREVVLANVIEQGSEEDRRTDSWLETRLGPDALQKKLLKIAREAQTAEEESGVNVLYLAMGFLTWYEDKASSLPREAPLVLLPVELLRNPRTSSFDLRVRDEDALTNLPLQQRLRDDFGIELPELEIEEDWKPSDYFTEVQLVTNSRERWKLDPDAIQLGFFSFSKLLMYRDLAIEAWPDDALANHALTRGLLYEGFEREEPLFTSNDKLDAVLPPEKLFHVVDADASQAKVIEEVRSGRNLVVQGPPGTGKSQTITNIIGAAAKEGKRVLFLAEKMAALSVVNDRLVKVGLRDVCLELHSRSANKKAVLGELARTLSQASVVPGVPGAPTALRESRDRLNSLAEALHRPIGATGETAYSVLGRQSQFIGKGISRPNLEVESLNSMSRQQEIDLLATIEEYGALLAEEGRATPHPFEGTGNLRLQPVDLARLTITLTEAQVAVTSLATSLRMPVDALALPNTAALDAVAPLADVLGRLEGLPHNAADIAQMVLDAPDIPRLNQALRAGMAWRQALDQGSEVFVEAAFRVSSNHLRAPLAAGIRSFFVRWGGRYRGASRELAGLLRGGLPKTATERVARIDQLTAVTSLRSEWEDDREYCGRILGDAWRGEKSDFGKLVTIAEWCERLSKAPISVRSDKSIALAAQVDVLTAMLRALREAAQTARSALQAIVKLLDLDLASFGDLGLEHTDLDAVAARFRAMAASTGRYASWTQLARRRQALVSAGLSRLEERMQSGEIDGAAAAIELRYARAERLWKNALEQNPDLRGIGLERRHDLVDAFAALERQQLRDNVSTILARHLAQVPQGAMGEMKVLRGEIGKKRGHMALRRLVEKAGTAIQRIKPVLLMSPISVAQYLPPGTVSFDLLVIDEASQVRPEDALGAIARAMQIVVVGDKKQLPPSSFFDRVLADDEDDKEGDDEYVGPDLLEGAATIGSMESILTLCEARGLAGRMLKWHYRSRDPSLIEVSNREFYDSDLVLPPSPLQKDPAYGLCFTRVDGVYDKGGKRDNRKEGESIVDRIAEHARENPSHSLGVVTFSFAQRNLITELLELRRRQDTTLDQFLREGQSEDLFVKNIENVQGDERDVILVSVGYGPAIAGGRLNSMSFGPVNGEGGERRLNVLFTRARIRCEVFASFDPGDIDLNRTSREGPRILKRFLDFAKNGRLDVDSPTGLDADSPFEEDVADVVRGYGFLADAQVGSAGFRIDLGIRHPDRPGSYILAVECDGATYHSALWARERDRLRQDVLEHLGWRFHRIWSTDWFYNRHFEIERLRTALSDARDRSEQGLRVEGANQTRSTELAEVEAAPILVPEVVVRQMPAYQRAVFRVSTSNEPHEAPVSMLANLARRIVDAEGPIHVEEIARRVASCFGKEKAGSRILTATESALSVARSGSADLLTDGIFWYNRGQSDAPPVRDRSAESGATLKATCISILEIQAAFKIAREDNAGGEDEELVRTVARLLGFKRVGADLQARLAEGLT, encoded by the coding sequence TTGGCGAGCGTCGGCACGCGGCCGAAAGGCGAGGATAAGGAAGCTCGATCGGCTGTAACAAGGCTGTTTGATGATACGCGGCGCAGGCTGGTCGAGACAGGGACTCGCAATCGCCTTGTTCATGTCAATCGCGCTAACACGCGCGGTAACTCACTGAACATTGTGAACGAGCATTCCGATGATGTTCATGCCTTGCTTTCTGGTGGCAAGACCATGCGTTTTTTCGCGCTCGGGAAGGACAAGGTCGAGGATAGCCGCGAAGTCGTCCTCGCTAACGTTATCGAGCAAGGGTCCGAAGAAGATCGCCGCACCGATTCATGGCTTGAGACGCGTCTCGGCCCTGATGCACTGCAAAAAAAGCTGCTGAAGATAGCGCGAGAAGCCCAAACTGCGGAGGAAGAATCTGGAGTTAATGTCCTATACCTCGCGATGGGCTTTTTGACCTGGTATGAGGACAAGGCGTCGAGCTTACCCCGCGAAGCACCGCTCGTTCTCCTTCCCGTCGAACTCCTACGCAATCCGAGGACCTCGAGTTTCGACCTGCGAGTGAGAGACGAAGACGCTCTCACGAACCTGCCGCTCCAGCAGCGGTTGAGGGACGATTTCGGAATCGAGCTTCCCGAACTTGAAATCGAAGAGGACTGGAAACCCTCCGACTATTTTACTGAAGTGCAACTAGTGACTAACTCGCGAGAGCGCTGGAAACTCGACCCTGACGCCATTCAGTTGGGATTCTTCAGTTTCAGCAAGCTACTGATGTATCGTGATCTGGCCATTGAGGCGTGGCCCGACGACGCGTTGGCAAACCATGCGCTGACTCGTGGTCTACTTTACGAAGGCTTTGAACGCGAGGAGCCTCTATTTACCTCAAATGATAAACTGGATGCGGTTCTGCCGCCTGAAAAGCTTTTCCACGTGGTCGATGCGGATGCGTCGCAAGCTAAGGTGATCGAGGAGGTTCGGTCGGGACGTAATCTGGTCGTTCAGGGGCCGCCCGGAACAGGCAAATCTCAAACAATTACGAACATTATCGGGGCTGCGGCCAAGGAAGGTAAGCGAGTCCTATTTCTTGCCGAAAAGATGGCTGCGCTCTCTGTGGTGAACGATCGCCTCGTGAAGGTCGGGCTACGTGATGTATGCCTTGAGCTCCATTCGAGAAGTGCAAATAAGAAGGCTGTCCTAGGCGAGCTGGCGCGCACCTTGTCGCAGGCTAGCGTCGTGCCCGGAGTGCCGGGGGCGCCAACGGCCTTGAGAGAAAGCCGCGATCGTCTGAACAGTCTTGCAGAAGCGTTACATCGCCCGATCGGAGCTACCGGAGAGACAGCCTACAGCGTGCTTGGTCGGCAATCCCAGTTTATTGGGAAAGGCATCTCGCGCCCAAATCTGGAGGTCGAAAGCCTGAATTCGATGTCGCGACAGCAAGAGATCGACTTGCTAGCGACGATCGAAGAATATGGCGCGCTCCTCGCGGAAGAGGGACGAGCAACCCCTCATCCCTTCGAGGGCACGGGCAACCTTCGCCTTCAGCCGGTGGACCTAGCTCGACTGACCATTACGCTGACTGAAGCTCAAGTTGCCGTGACCTCGCTTGCAACGTCATTGCGCATGCCCGTCGACGCGCTTGCGTTGCCCAATACCGCAGCCCTCGATGCTGTTGCTCCGTTGGCCGATGTACTAGGGCGGCTCGAAGGATTGCCCCATAACGCGGCCGACATTGCGCAGATGGTGCTCGACGCACCGGACATTCCCCGCCTTAACCAAGCCTTGCGAGCCGGCATGGCGTGGCGGCAGGCGCTCGATCAAGGGTCAGAAGTATTTGTTGAAGCCGCCTTTCGCGTTTCTTCTAACCATCTACGCGCTCCGCTGGCAGCGGGTATTCGTTCATTTTTTGTCCGCTGGGGTGGCCGCTATCGAGGCGCATCACGAGAACTTGCCGGCCTATTGCGTGGAGGCTTACCCAAAACCGCGACCGAGAGAGTTGCGCGGATCGACCAGTTGACCGCGGTGACCTCGCTGAGATCGGAATGGGAAGACGATCGAGAATATTGCGGTCGTATTCTCGGCGATGCGTGGCGTGGAGAAAAATCCGACTTTGGGAAATTGGTCACCATCGCCGAATGGTGTGAGAGACTTTCCAAAGCCCCAATTTCCGTGCGTTCGGACAAGTCGATCGCACTAGCTGCTCAGGTTGATGTCCTAACTGCGATGCTACGGGCATTGCGAGAGGCGGCGCAAACTGCACGCTCGGCGTTGCAAGCCATTGTGAAACTGCTCGATCTTGATCTTGCCAGTTTCGGTGATCTAGGTCTTGAGCACACCGATCTCGACGCTGTCGCGGCGCGCTTTAGAGCTATGGCTGCATCGACTGGTCGATATGCGTCGTGGACCCAACTAGCACGGCGTCGCCAGGCGCTCGTGTCTGCGGGATTGTCCAGACTTGAGGAGCGGATGCAATCTGGGGAGATCGATGGAGCTGCCGCAGCAATCGAGCTACGCTACGCCCGTGCCGAACGCCTTTGGAAGAACGCTCTTGAGCAGAACCCCGACCTTCGTGGCATTGGCCTGGAAAGGCGCCATGATCTGGTTGACGCCTTCGCGGCGCTAGAGCGCCAGCAGCTCAGGGACAATGTAAGCACGATCCTAGCCCGCCACCTCGCACAGGTACCTCAAGGCGCCATGGGGGAAATGAAAGTCCTTCGTGGCGAGATTGGGAAAAAGCGCGGCCATATGGCACTGCGACGATTGGTCGAAAAGGCCGGCACGGCAATACAACGTATTAAACCCGTCTTGTTGATGAGCCCAATATCTGTCGCGCAATACTTGCCGCCGGGGACGGTCTCGTTTGACCTTCTGGTTATCGATGAGGCTTCGCAAGTTCGCCCAGAGGACGCGCTTGGGGCGATCGCGCGAGCCATGCAAATCGTGGTTGTGGGCGACAAGAAGCAGCTTCCGCCATCTTCCTTCTTCGATCGGGTTTTGGCGGACGACGAGGATGACAAGGAAGGCGACGATGAATACGTCGGCCCGGACTTGCTGGAAGGCGCGGCAACAATCGGCAGTATGGAGAGTATCCTCACTCTTTGCGAGGCACGCGGCCTCGCCGGTAGAATGCTGAAATGGCATTATCGATCACGTGATCCATCGCTTATCGAGGTTTCGAATCGAGAGTTTTATGACAGTGACCTCGTTCTGCCGCCATCACCGTTACAGAAAGATCCGGCCTACGGCCTGTGCTTTACCCGGGTCGATGGCGTTTACGACAAGGGCGGAAAGCGGGACAACCGCAAAGAAGGCGAGTCCATTGTTGATCGAATAGCGGAGCACGCAAGAGAAAATCCATCACACTCCCTCGGAGTGGTCACGTTTTCGTTTGCGCAGCGAAATCTCATCACGGAGCTACTTGAGCTGCGTCGTCGCCAAGACACCACGCTAGATCAATTTCTGCGCGAAGGGCAATCGGAAGATTTGTTCGTCAAGAACATCGAGAACGTGCAAGGCGACGAGCGCGACGTCATTCTTGTTAGTGTTGGCTATGGCCCCGCTATCGCTGGCGGAAGGTTGAACAGCATGTCGTTCGGCCCGGTTAACGGCGAGGGCGGCGAAAGACGGCTCAATGTACTGTTCACCCGTGCTCGGATCCGCTGCGAGGTGTTTGCATCCTTCGATCCCGGCGACATTGATTTGAATCGCACCTCGAGAGAGGGCCCGCGAATCCTTAAGCGCTTTCTTGATTTTGCGAAGAATGGTCGTCTGGACGTAGACTCGCCGACGGGCCTCGACGCAGATTCGCCTTTCGAAGAAGATGTTGCGGACGTTGTCCGGGGGTACGGCTTCCTCGCAGATGCGCAGGTCGGATCTGCTGGTTTCCGAATCGATCTGGGTATTCGTCACCCTGATAGGCCGGGTAGCTACATCCTGGCCGTCGAATGTGATGGTGCGACGTACCATAGCGCTCTTTGGGCCAGGGAGCGGGACCGTCTACGTCAGGACGTGCTTGAGCACCTCGGTTGGCGGTTTCATCGAATTTGGAGTACCGACTGGTTTTATAATCGCCACTTTGAGATAGAACGACTGCGCACGGCGCTTTCGGACGCACGAGATAGGTCTGAGCAGGGGTTGCGAGTCGAGGGAGCAAATCAGACGCGATCGACCGAGCTAGCCGAAGTCGAAGCTGCGCCGATCTTAGTTCCCGAGGTTGTTGTTCGGCAGATGCCTGCATATCAGCGGGCGGTCTTTCGCGTCAGCACTTCGAACGAGCCGCATGAGGCGCCCGTTTCCATGCTCGCGAATCTAGCTCGAAGGATCGTGGATGCCGAAGGACCGATCCATGTAGAAGAAATCGCTCGGCGCGTGGCCTCCTGCTTTGGCAAGGAAAAGGCGGGATCGCGAATATTGACTGCGACTGAATCGGCTTTGTCAGTCGCCCGATCGGGAAGTGCCGATCTGC
- a CDS encoding YciI family protein — protein MLYAILAYHVEDEVLSWTPQEDAAVVAKVIEVQAPLRASGHLGPAARLDDTRKAHTLRGPGAGIVLDGPFAETKEQLLGFHLVEYDTDEEAIAAARRLREVNPSAVYEIRPVKLYVAADGFGATATKG, from the coding sequence ATGCTCTACGCGATTCTGGCCTACCACGTGGAGGACGAGGTTTTGTCGTGGACACCGCAGGAGGACGCCGCCGTCGTCGCCAAGGTGATCGAGGTTCAGGCGCCCTTGAGGGCGAGCGGACATCTTGGGCCGGCCGCCCGTCTGGACGACACAAGAAAAGCCCACACCTTGCGTGGCCCCGGTGCTGGCATTGTGCTGGACGGCCCATTTGCCGAAACCAAGGAGCAGCTTCTGGGCTTTCACCTCGTCGAATACGACACGGATGAGGAGGCGATCGCGGCGGCGCGCAGGCTGCGTGAGGTCAATCCGAGTGCGGTCTACGAAATCCGCCCCGTCAAGCTTTACGTAGCTGCCGATGGGTTCGGCGCGACAGCAACCAAGGGATGA
- a CDS encoding DUF2130 domain-containing protein, with protein sequence MHEIICPHCDKAFKVDESGYADILKQVRDADFAQQLHERLELAERDKQSAVELAKAQVSNVLQKTAAAKDAEILELKSKVGGSEVAQKLAVTEALSAVEKERDRLANALAESEREKQAASELAEALLASEQHKITAAKEKEIQELKAELEAAELRKKLAVAEAVGIIEKERDELKNGIKQVQLEKQFSEQSLKNNYETQIKDRDDAIERLKDMKARLSTKMVGETLEQHCETEFNRVRSMAFPRAYFEKDNDARTGSKGDYIFRDSDDAGTEIISIMFEMKNESDRTATKCKNEDFLKELDRDRNEKGCEYAILVSLLEPDNELYNAGIVDVFHRYPKMYVIRPQFFLPMITLLRNAATNSLKYKTELALVKAQNIDITQFESQLETFKNGFAKNYDLASRNFQTAINEIDKSIDHLQKTKDALIGADRNLRLANDKAQDVTIKKLTRGNPTMAAKFVELKASTVEAAE encoded by the coding sequence ATGCACGAGATCATCTGTCCCCACTGTGACAAGGCCTTCAAGGTCGATGAGTCAGGTTACGCGGATATCCTGAAGCAGGTCCGTGATGCCGATTTCGCACAGCAGCTCCACGAACGGCTGGAGTTGGCCGAGCGTGACAAGCAGAGCGCTGTGGAATTAGCCAAGGCCCAGGTCAGCAACGTTTTGCAGAAGACCGCGGCCGCCAAGGACGCCGAAATCCTGGAGCTGAAGTCCAAGGTTGGGGGAAGCGAGGTCGCTCAGAAGCTAGCCGTCACCGAAGCGCTCAGTGCCGTCGAGAAGGAGCGTGACAGGCTTGCGAACGCGCTGGCCGAGTCCGAGCGCGAAAAGCAAGCTGCCTCGGAGCTTGCTGAAGCGCTTTTGGCCAGCGAGCAGCACAAGATCACTGCCGCCAAGGAAAAGGAAATTCAAGAGCTGAAGGCCGAGCTTGAGGCTGCTGAGCTTCGGAAGAAGCTCGCCGTGGCCGAGGCGGTCGGCATCATCGAGAAGGAGCGCGATGAGTTGAAGAACGGCATCAAGCAAGTGCAGCTTGAAAAGCAATTCTCCGAGCAGTCGCTGAAGAACAATTACGAAACGCAGATCAAGGATCGCGACGACGCAATCGAGCGCCTGAAGGACATGAAAGCCCGCCTGTCGACCAAGATGGTCGGCGAGACCCTCGAACAACACTGCGAGACCGAGTTCAACCGGGTGCGGTCGATGGCCTTTCCGCGGGCGTATTTTGAGAAGGACAATGACGCGCGGACCGGCAGCAAGGGCGATTACATCTTCCGGGACTCGGACGATGCCGGCACCGAGATCATCTCGATCATGTTCGAGATGAAGAACGAAAGCGACAGAACCGCAACGAAGTGCAAGAACGAGGACTTCCTCAAGGAGCTCGATCGGGACCGGAACGAGAAGGGCTGCGAGTATGCCATCCTGGTCTCATTGCTTGAGCCGGACAACGAACTCTACAACGCCGGCATTGTCGACGTCTTCCACCGCTATCCCAAAATGTATGTCATCCGGCCGCAGTTCTTCCTGCCGATGATTACGCTTCTGCGGAATGCGGCGACCAACTCGCTCAAGTACAAGACCGAGCTGGCGCTCGTGAAGGCGCAGAATATCGACATCACACAGTTTGAAAGCCAGCTTGAGACGTTCAAGAACGGCTTTGCCAAGAACTACGATCTCGCCTCCAGAAACTTCCAGACGGCGATCAATGAGATCGACAAGTCCATCGACCATCTGCAGAAGACTAAGGACGCGCTGATCGGTGCGGACCGCAACCTGCGCCTCGCGAACGACAAGGCCCAGGACGTGACGATCAAGAAGCTGACGCGGGGAAATCCGACGATGGCGGCGAAATTCGTGGAGCTTAAAGCTTCAACAGTTGAAGCTGCGGAATAA
- a CDS encoding DEAD/DEAH box helicase family protein, translated as MSLFRKWTRPVRLPATPERRLSAGKNTITQIAFQQAVVSADFFESQHSGHDLIKTKLSAPLDEMLVRFPKVHRVTTPLPVLTAVDPEDYKQSSSPLELTWDRLGALETWADSPEKVLDSWRNRFIFAVEDLDQGHPGLRLPQIGALHAIAAHFSVGREFEPATVVLPTGTGKTETMLADLVYRRERKMLVLVPSSILRNQIGAKFSTLGVLPAAGAIPVEVARPFVTKITKGISTVGQAEAIVNASNVIIATPDILKASAPDALRRLLEGCSTLVVDEAHHLTAATWSEVRDRFTAKKIIQFTATPFRRDERKVDGKIIFNFKLGDAQEAGYYRPINLRTVEEYGDQSTRDQKIVAEAVAVLRRDRNELGLDHLLMARTRTKERAEEVWKHYRKLAPEMKPVLVYSGPGRKTGNAKSMAQLYNRGVNGSSIVVCVDMLGEGVDLPNLKIAALHDTHKSLAVTLQFIGRITRKGDDKTIGEATVVTNIADPEAERKLGDLYAEGADWDKIIKRLSEERIEQELRLQDVVAGLKSKGTLHNQLSLWNLRPRFSTQIYRTRCLAWSPTLYTQVLKSRDESWYALDEAQNLMVAVVHREEPVDWGNYQTLEETNYYLLVMWWDQASQALFIYASDYEALRTEQLAAIVTGDNTRLLSGTPIFQILNNVELPLAKSLGSSRVGAISFTSYFGPNVTEGLASIEKAESELNNIACIGYENGDRVLWGGAKRKGKVWQQRAGTLAEWVEWCGRTWQKVSAEKASAPNITEDFLRPLRLTSPHNSYPIAIEWGEHAQNAFSDQFVFFGTTSIPLYLVDLEVAAVQQDGSIDIRLSSETLSATYRLSISNGFPAGYRHTKVSGPDLGFKKKNKEVVPLDEHLAVDPFVVRYADGTYSYNCYHIPTSLNAGRFPAARLETWPWKNIPLNRESMGKSRDANTIQHYAFQHLKADFDLVFNDDGSGEAADLVGLKEADEKTIRLCLIHCKNAYKGIISQDIQNFYVLCGQAQKSVTVKHHGMLRLYNDLKRRHELWMKDGHTRFLKGDIKQLAYFRDKSRRATVELEVIIAQPGASAAALNDDALLLLGTTELYLKKTAAASLRVIVSP; from the coding sequence ATGAGTTTATTTAGAAAATGGACGCGGCCTGTCCGGCTGCCGGCCACGCCTGAACGTCGGCTGAGCGCCGGGAAAAACACCATCACTCAGATCGCTTTTCAGCAAGCGGTGGTTTCGGCCGACTTTTTCGAATCGCAGCATTCCGGGCACGACCTCATCAAAACGAAGCTGAGCGCTCCCCTCGATGAGATGCTGGTGCGCTTTCCGAAGGTGCACCGTGTCACCACTCCCCTGCCCGTGCTGACCGCTGTGGACCCCGAAGACTACAAGCAGTCATCCTCTCCGCTCGAATTGACATGGGACCGGCTTGGCGCCCTGGAGACGTGGGCCGATAGCCCCGAAAAGGTGCTGGATTCCTGGCGAAACCGCTTTATTTTCGCCGTCGAGGATCTCGACCAGGGCCATCCCGGTTTGCGTCTGCCGCAGATCGGCGCCCTGCACGCCATCGCGGCGCACTTCTCAGTGGGCAGGGAGTTCGAGCCCGCCACCGTCGTCCTGCCCACGGGAACGGGCAAGACCGAGACCATGCTTGCCGACCTCGTGTACCGACGCGAGCGCAAAATGCTCGTCCTGGTGCCAAGTTCGATCCTGCGAAACCAGATCGGCGCCAAGTTCTCGACCCTGGGCGTGTTACCTGCCGCTGGCGCCATACCCGTTGAAGTTGCTCGGCCGTTCGTGACCAAGATTACGAAGGGCATCAGCACGGTGGGCCAGGCCGAGGCCATCGTGAATGCATCGAACGTCATCATCGCCACGCCCGACATCCTGAAGGCATCGGCCCCTGACGCGCTGCGCCGGCTGCTGGAAGGTTGTTCGACACTGGTCGTCGATGAAGCCCATCACCTCACCGCGGCGACCTGGAGCGAGGTGCGGGACCGCTTCACAGCGAAGAAGATAATCCAGTTCACCGCGACACCATTCCGTCGCGATGAAAGGAAGGTCGACGGCAAGATCATTTTCAATTTCAAGCTCGGCGATGCGCAGGAGGCGGGCTACTACCGCCCCATCAACCTCAGAACTGTCGAAGAGTATGGGGACCAATCGACGCGCGATCAGAAGATCGTCGCCGAAGCCGTTGCCGTCCTGAGACGTGACCGGAACGAGCTGGGACTGGACCACTTGCTGATGGCGCGGACCCGGACCAAGGAACGCGCTGAGGAAGTGTGGAAGCACTACCGCAAGCTCGCACCGGAAATGAAACCCGTGCTGGTCTATTCGGGCCCCGGCCGCAAGACGGGGAACGCAAAATCGATGGCGCAGCTTTATAACCGGGGCGTCAACGGGTCCAGCATCGTCGTCTGCGTCGACATGCTGGGCGAAGGCGTTGACCTTCCGAACCTAAAGATTGCTGCCTTGCACGATACCCACAAGTCCTTGGCCGTCACGCTGCAGTTCATTGGCCGCATCACCCGCAAAGGCGACGACAAGACGATCGGTGAGGCCACCGTTGTCACCAACATCGCCGACCCCGAGGCCGAAAGAAAGCTGGGCGATCTTTACGCGGAAGGAGCCGACTGGGACAAAATCATCAAGCGGCTCAGCGAGGAACGGATCGAGCAAGAACTGCGGCTCCAGGATGTCGTGGCTGGGCTCAAAAGCAAAGGCACCCTCCACAATCAGCTGTCGCTCTGGAACCTGCGGCCCCGCTTCTCTACTCAGATCTACCGCACACGCTGCCTGGCCTGGTCACCGACCCTTTACACGCAAGTGCTGAAATCAAGGGACGAGAGCTGGTACGCACTGGACGAAGCCCAAAACCTGATGGTGGCGGTCGTCCACCGTGAAGAGCCGGTGGACTGGGGCAATTATCAAACCCTCGAGGAGACCAACTACTACCTCCTGGTGATGTGGTGGGACCAGGCAAGCCAAGCCCTGTTCATCTACGCGAGTGACTACGAAGCCTTGCGCACCGAGCAGCTGGCCGCGATCGTGACCGGCGACAACACCCGCCTGCTCTCCGGCACGCCGATATTCCAGATTCTCAACAACGTGGAGCTACCACTGGCCAAGAGCCTGGGGTCGTCGCGCGTCGGCGCGATCAGTTTCACGTCCTACTTCGGCCCAAACGTCACGGAGGGCCTGGCCAGCATCGAGAAGGCGGAGTCCGAGCTGAACAACATCGCCTGTATTGGGTATGAGAACGGCGATCGCGTGCTGTGGGGCGGTGCCAAGCGCAAAGGCAAGGTCTGGCAGCAGCGGGCCGGCACCCTCGCCGAATGGGTGGAATGGTGCGGCAGGACCTGGCAGAAAGTCTCCGCGGAGAAGGCATCCGCGCCCAACATCACCGAAGACTTTCTGAGGCCGTTGCGGCTGACATCACCGCACAACTCCTATCCGATCGCAATCGAGTGGGGAGAACACGCCCAGAATGCCTTTTCGGATCAGTTCGTGTTTTTCGGCACGACGAGCATTCCGTTGTACCTGGTCGATCTGGAGGTTGCCGCGGTCCAGCAGGATGGGTCGATCGATATCCGGCTCTCGTCAGAGACGTTGAGCGCTACCTACCGGTTGAGCATTTCGAACGGCTTTCCGGCCGGCTACCGACATACGAAGGTCTCGGGGCCAGATCTCGGCTTCAAAAAGAAAAACAAGGAGGTCGTGCCGCTCGACGAGCATCTCGCGGTCGATCCATTTGTCGTAAGATACGCTGATGGGACCTACTCCTACAATTGCTATCACATCCCGACCAGCCTGAACGCAGGCCGTTTCCCGGCAGCGCGACTCGAAACCTGGCCCTGGAAGAATATCCCACTGAACCGGGAATCCATGGGCAAATCCCGCGACGCCAACACCATCCAGCATTACGCCTTCCAACACCTCAAGGCCGATTTTGACCTCGTCTTCAACGACGACGGTTCGGGTGAAGCAGCCGACCTCGTCGGCCTGAAAGAGGCTGACGAGAAGACCATCCGCCTCTGCCTCATTCATTGCAAAAACGCCTACAAGGGCATCATTTCGCAGGATATCCAGAATTTTTATGTGCTTTGCGGACAGGCGCAGAAAAGTGTGACTGTCAAGCACCACGGGATGTTGCGGCTCTACAATGATCTCAAGCGCCGCCACGAACTCTGGATGAAGGATGGCCACACGCGCTTCCTCAAAGGCGACATCAAGCAGTTAGCCTATTTCAGGGACAAATCCCGTCGCGCAACGGTGGAGCTTGAAGTCATCATCGCGCAGCCGGGTGCATCTGCAGCTGCTCTCAACGATGATGCGCTACTGCTCCTCGGGACGACGGAGTTATACCTGAAGAAAACAGCGGCTGCGAGTTTGCGCGTCATTGTTTCGCCTTAG
- a CDS encoding TMEM175 family protein gives MADPTPDLFEMRRLESLSNTIFGVAMTLLANDLPKAGEFKAMPTWSDLAQLYSGRVTGLIVSFIIAGVFWISHHRRLARQPEAGRHVVLLNLMFLLSIVLLPVTNGLYGNYGMSSAVAVLFGLHLTVIAGLNATLWWFVMRGFRHQLIAALFPLAVFLPGTVVAAFAPQYATYFWFLAFGGLLIRRRMDTAAAGQI, from the coding sequence ATGGCCGATCCCACACCCGACCTTTTCGAGATGCGCCGGCTGGAATCTCTGAGCAACACCATTTTTGGTGTCGCGATGACGCTGCTGGCCAATGACCTGCCGAAGGCGGGCGAGTTCAAGGCCATGCCGACCTGGAGCGATCTCGCTCAACTTTATTCCGGGCGCGTGACCGGACTGATCGTGAGCTTTATCATCGCGGGCGTGTTCTGGATCAGCCATCACCGCCGGCTCGCCCGCCAGCCGGAAGCGGGCCGTCACGTCGTGCTGCTCAATCTGATGTTCCTGCTGTCGATCGTCCTCCTGCCGGTGACCAATGGCCTCTATGGCAATTACGGCATGAGCAGCGCCGTGGCCGTGCTGTTTGGGCTGCATCTGACCGTCATCGCCGGCCTGAATGCGACGCTCTGGTGGTTCGTCATGCGCGGCTTCCGCCACCAACTGATCGCAGCGCTGTTTCCGCTTGCCGTGTTCCTGCCGGGGACCGTGGTGGCGGCGTTTGCTCCGCAATATGCGACCTATTTCTGGTTCCTGGCCTTTGGTGGACTTCTGATCCGCCGCCGCATGGATACGGCGGCGGCCGGCCAAATATGA
- a CDS encoding helix-turn-helix transcriptional regulator, producing the protein MTTTFLDPKLLGLWARCVREAQHLSQEALAEAAGITVRTVQRFEAGETVQIGSRRSSGQGAGIRRPGHLR; encoded by the coding sequence ATGACAACCACTTTCCTTGACCCCAAACTTCTGGGCCTCTGGGCGCGCTGTGTTCGCGAAGCCCAGCATCTATCGCAAGAGGCGCTGGCCGAGGCCGCCGGCATCACCGTGCGGACTGTGCAACGCTTCGAGGCCGGCGAGACTGTCCAGATCGGCTCGCGCCGCAGTTCTGGCCAAGGCGCTGGGATACGGCGACCAGGACATCTTCGATGA